The following proteins come from a genomic window of Candidatus Thorarchaeota archaeon:
- a CDS encoding polyprenyl synthetase family protein, which translates to MSNFEETMKAELNTVNQALAEYMDLKVKQGQQLGLIHEHYYRSVTEYLTRGGKRLRPLLVVTGYKAVSEQVKLKHLYRASCALELLHNGSLLHDDLIDHDETRRGGPTMHALYREWYKKNRRSDEERARDFGAAMAILGGDILLNMGCQIITDSNLDPETATACFKYYQDAYQQLADGVMLEMVMIQDPNASPDMYLTMVRLKTAVLFEKSLLMGATMARASASQLSALGTFGVKVGQAFQMQDDILGSFGDERVTGKSADGDIREGKKTMLVIQAYALGSEAHRKTLESLLGKQNMTADEVATVRKVFKESGALDAATRIMKQLLAEGKAALDSAKPPLNPKGKQFLVDLADFLIERAY; encoded by the coding sequence TTGTCGAACTTCGAGGAAACAATGAAAGCCGAGCTGAATACGGTGAACCAAGCACTCGCCGAGTACATGGACCTGAAGGTCAAGCAGGGTCAGCAGCTTGGGCTGATACACGAACACTACTACCGCAGTGTCACCGAGTACCTCACTCGGGGGGGCAAGCGACTACGCCCTCTTTTAGTGGTCACTGGCTATAAGGCTGTCAGCGAACAGGTGAAGCTCAAGCATCTCTACAGAGCATCATGTGCCCTCGAACTGCTCCATAACGGGTCGCTTCTACACGATGATCTGATAGACCATGATGAAACCAGACGCGGAGGACCCACGATGCATGCTCTCTACAGGGAGTGGTACAAGAAGAACAGGCGATCTGACGAGGAACGAGCCAGAGACTTTGGTGCGGCGATGGCAATCCTCGGTGGTGATATACTCCTGAACATGGGCTGTCAGATAATAACCGACTCCAACCTTGACCCAGAGACTGCCACTGCGTGTTTCAAGTACTATCAGGACGCATACCAGCAGCTTGCTGATGGCGTCATGTTGGAGATGGTGATGATTCAAGACCCGAATGCCTCACCAGACATGTACTTGACAATGGTTCGCCTGAAGACGGCTGTGCTGTTTGAGAAGTCTCTCCTCATGGGTGCGACTATGGCCAGAGCATCCGCATCACAGCTCTCCGCTCTTGGTACGTTTGGTGTAAAGGTCGGTCAAGCGTTTCAGATGCAGGATGATATACTTGGTTCGTTCGGAGATGAGCGAGTGACAGGCAAGTCGGCTGATGGGGACATTCGCGAGGGCAAGAAGACGATGCTTGTCATACAGGCGTATGCTCTCGGCTCAGAAGCCCACAGAAAGACACTGGAGTCGCTGCTCGGTAAGCAAAACATGACTGCGGATGAGGTTGCGACGGTTCGCAAGGTGTTCAAGGAATCGGGCGCCCTAGATGCTGCGACGAGAATCATGAAGCAGCTTCTCGCCGAAGGAAAGGCCGCTCTAGACAGCGCCAAACCACCACTGAACCCCAAGGGCAAGCAGTTCCTAGTTGATCTTGCCGACTTCTTGATAGAGAGAGCATACTAG
- a CDS encoding ABC transporter substrate-binding protein: MSEFESAANTKKIVLGVVVLAVVIGGTVIGMSLIGGGPTGPPGKALTILTRHDVSIQSVFRSAFLNSDFAKANHITEITWKTSTGEFWDELIAAGGIDVCWGGGPTLFDQLLRDGRLAPLTSPLMTAALARVNNTLAGADMKRNNTLGQTMWVAAAISSFGFIVNHAFLDEYQLPVPHKWTDLANATYGKLLPTIPTLAMGNAPGTTSNTRIYEIITQALGWDDGWITMARMAGSARIYPGSVETQTAAETGQVGVAMAIDFYGYLSQSKNPDCEYIIPQGQTIVNGDPIAIPFNAPNMTLSEGFLDWMFMPETQALWLNPNIMRMPVMREAFDTPYGSTKTTLYATFNQTVQNTGIDFNDTLSVLTNTAFTKYFEAVFTDAHNELVSCWDLMVDALLAGHISEAEFNSFAIQMGTPVTIVDPKSSLSRKFTVQYAIDMNSDMISDPTYAEQVQNLWTTAAKAQYAAVYAAVDALVP, from the coding sequence ATGAGCGAGTTTGAGTCTGCTGCCAACACCAAGAAGATTGTGCTTGGTGTGGTCGTTCTTGCTGTCGTAATTGGTGGCACTGTCATCGGCATGTCCCTTATCGGTGGCGGTCCCACTGGACCCCCCGGAAAGGCACTGACCATTCTTACGAGACATGATGTGTCAATCCAATCCGTCTTCCGAAGTGCATTCCTGAACAGCGACTTTGCCAAGGCGAATCACATCACGGAGATCACATGGAAGACGTCCACTGGGGAGTTCTGGGACGAGCTAATCGCGGCTGGTGGCATTGATGTGTGTTGGGGTGGCGGTCCCACGCTGTTCGACCAGCTGCTCAGAGACGGCCGCCTTGCCCCTCTCACCAGTCCTCTCATGACTGCTGCTCTCGCAAGGGTCAACAACACATTGGCTGGTGCAGACATGAAGCGCAACAACACCCTTGGTCAGACAATGTGGGTGGCAGCAGCCATCTCATCGTTTGGATTCATCGTGAATCATGCGTTCTTGGATGAGTATCAATTGCCAGTACCCCACAAGTGGACCGACCTTGCAAATGCCACATATGGAAAACTACTGCCCACAATCCCGACGTTGGCGATGGGTAATGCGCCGGGTACCACATCCAACACACGAATCTACGAGATCATAACACAGGCTCTTGGATGGGATGATGGTTGGATTACCATGGCGCGCATGGCAGGGAGTGCTCGCATATACCCCGGGTCTGTTGAAACCCAGACCGCTGCAGAGACAGGGCAAGTTGGCGTTGCAATGGCGATTGACTTCTACGGCTACCTGAGCCAATCAAAGAACCCCGACTGCGAGTACATCATCCCGCAGGGACAGACGATTGTAAATGGAGACCCGATTGCCATTCCCTTCAATGCTCCCAACATGACTCTGTCAGAAGGGTTCTTGGACTGGATGTTTATGCCGGAGACACAAGCACTGTGGCTGAACCCCAATATCATGCGGATGCCCGTAATGAGAGAGGCATTTGACACTCCATATGGCTCGACGAAGACTACTCTCTATGCGACCTTCAACCAGACTGTTCAGAACACTGGCATAGACTTCAATGATACCCTCTCTGTCCTGACGAATACTGCCTTCACGAAGTATTTCGAAGCTGTATTCACCGACGCGCATAACGAGCTAGTCTCCTGCTGGGACCTGATGGTGGATGCTCTTCTTGCCGGTCATATTTCAGAGGCTGAGTTCAACAGCTTCGCCATTCAGATGGGAACTCCAGTAACAATCGTAGACCCAAAGTCATCGCTTTCAAGAAAGTTTACGGTCCAGTATGCGATTGACATGAACAGTGACATGATTTCTGACCCGACTTATGCAGAACAGGTACAGAATCTGTGGACGACAGCAGCGAAGGCTCAGTATGCCGCAGTCTATGCAGCCGTTGACGCGCTTGTACCATAG
- a CDS encoding iron ABC transporter permease has translation MKRLLRNPRSSIAESISKMRRELDSLSWFQIAAVLTVFMLFLVLPLLSVFFMAFYDTTTGLPSLVNFVTLFRDTNFWPWQYDPETGWTSYVDLTTVTSGGDLVVLQGWDFGAVLNSIYVAVIVTAFSVLLGVFFAFVIARYDFPGKSVVRTLLIFPILATPFIGAIGIERFMGRAGFFNNLFYTTLQWIPFRFELRGLAAIVFVQSLSLFSLVYLNAYSSFVGIDPSLEEQAENLGATGFTLFRKVTLPLAMPGIQAGAILTFILSIEDLGTPLVYSEDQQAQKTMAYQVYQSIISRQSGVIPPAGPAVGMILLVFALLGFLAIRRYASLRSYASGSKGGQWNPRTRRLSAGTSLVLYSLMIPLLFLALIPKIAVIILSFARTWSTDSVLPDSWTLDNYSVLWQYDNVANSINLTLIYGVIATIIIVFLGVSAAYLIARRDIPFKTGLDLLVTSPIALPGIVIATGYFTLFYNTPLLPQNHPAFLITMSYAVRKFPFTVRAAYAGLQSTPVALEEASMSVGASKQQTFTKIVLPLIGVSVLAGALLSFVYSVSEVSTSLILGSIGHAEAPMTFWTNEILNATGQYGGYFNAACLGVLMMILQMIVITVTNRILGARSSAMTGI, from the coding sequence GTGAAACGCCTTCTGAGGAACCCCCGGAGTTCGATTGCCGAATCCATATCGAAGATGCGACGCGAGTTGGACTCTTTGTCGTGGTTTCAGATAGCTGCAGTACTCACGGTGTTCATGCTGTTCCTTGTTCTGCCTCTGCTGAGCGTCTTCTTCATGGCCTTCTACGACACAACCACGGGCCTGCCTTCACTCGTGAACTTTGTGACTCTGTTCAGGGACACCAACTTCTGGCCTTGGCAGTACGACCCTGAAACCGGTTGGACTAGTTACGTAGACCTGACCACAGTCACATCCGGCGGGGATCTAGTCGTTCTTCAGGGGTGGGACTTCGGCGCGGTTCTGAACTCCATCTATGTGGCTGTCATAGTGACTGCCTTCTCAGTCCTGCTAGGCGTCTTCTTTGCTTTCGTGATTGCAAGGTACGACTTTCCCGGCAAGTCGGTTGTCCGAACACTGTTGATATTCCCAATTCTGGCCACTCCGTTCATAGGCGCCATTGGCATTGAACGTTTCATGGGTCGTGCAGGCTTCTTCAACAATCTCTTCTATACAACGCTTCAGTGGATTCCCTTTAGATTCGAACTTAGAGGGCTGGCTGCAATAGTGTTTGTGCAGAGCCTTTCGCTGTTCTCACTGGTATACCTCAATGCGTACTCCTCGTTTGTGGGGATTGACCCGTCACTTGAAGAGCAGGCTGAGAACTTGGGCGCCACTGGCTTCACTCTATTCAGGAAGGTGACTCTCCCGTTGGCCATGCCCGGTATCCAGGCCGGTGCGATACTGACCTTCATCTTGAGCATTGAAGACCTAGGGACTCCACTAGTGTACTCCGAAGACCAGCAGGCCCAGAAGACCATGGCCTATCAGGTCTATCAGAGCATTATCAGCAGGCAGTCCGGTGTCATACCTCCTGCAGGTCCGGCCGTCGGAATGATACTACTTGTCTTTGCCCTTCTTGGTTTCCTCGCCATCCGTCGATATGCGTCCCTCCGGTCATACGCCTCGGGTTCCAAAGGCGGCCAGTGGAATCCTCGTACAAGAAGACTGAGCGCCGGGACATCTCTTGTTCTGTATTCGCTCATGATTCCGCTTCTCTTTCTCGCCCTAATCCCGAAAATCGCTGTCATCATCCTTTCCTTTGCTCGTACCTGGTCTACAGACTCCGTCCTACCTGACAGCTGGACGCTGGACAACTATTCTGTGCTGTGGCAGTATGACAATGTTGCAAACTCGATAAACCTCACTCTAATCTACGGTGTGATAGCAACCATCATCATAGTGTTTCTCGGAGTCAGCGCGGCATACCTCATCGCACGACGCGACATACCATTCAAGACTGGGCTTGACCTATTGGTCACATCGCCGATTGCACTGCCCGGCATAGTGATTGCGACAGGTTACTTCACTCTGTTCTACAACACTCCATTGCTCCCTCAGAATCACCCTGCCTTCCTGATAACAATGTCTTATGCAGTAAGGAAGTTCCCATTCACGGTGAGAGCTGCGTATGCGGGCCTGCAGTCGACTCCCGTGGCGCTGGAAGAGGCCTCCATGAGCGTAGGCGCCAGCAAGCAACAGACCTTCACCAAGATTGTGCTGCCGCTGATTGGAGTGAGTGTATTGGCTGGTGCCCTTCTCTCATTTGTCTACTCGGTCAGTGAGGTCAGTACCAGCCTGATTCTAGGAAGTATCGGTCACGCTGAGGCTCCGATGACCTTCTGGACCAATGAGATTCTGAACGCCACTGGGCAGTATGGTGGTTACTTCAACGCAGCCTGTCTGGGCGTGCTCATGATGATTCTCCAGATGATTGTCATTACGGTGACAAACAGGATACTTGGAGCTAGGTCTTCTGCAATGACTGGGATATGA
- a CDS encoding ABC transporter ATP-binding protein, with protein MVEIRLENLRKTFGEVVATDEVNMTLHEGELSTLLGPSGCGKTTLLRIIAGFYYPDHGKVYFDDRDVTLVPPHKRNTGMCFQNYALWPHMSVFDNVAFGLKLKRVNGMKYTRAAIEKRVMNALSLVRMEGLENRHIHQLSGGQQQRVALARALVIEPDVLLLDEPLSNLDAKLRNEMREEIIRIHRELSITTVYVTHDQHEALSISDRVAVMDKGYVQQFGTPKEIYTIPQTIFVADFIGRCTFIKGTISGIDDYLEVRISSGSVLTGKATINGYPFEMGEEVVCAIRPEALNLTLADHADNEITGVVTRTIYVGDSLEAYFDVGGTPAQALLKPESKVKVGDTIRLYAPRQEVMVLPMGGVDALRKVPGHPLFTPSGTSTASSSA; from the coding sequence ATGGTAGAGATTCGCTTGGAGAACTTGAGAAAGACCTTTGGTGAGGTGGTCGCCACTGATGAGGTCAACATGACCCTACATGAGGGAGAGCTCTCGACGCTGCTCGGTCCCTCTGGCTGCGGCAAGACCACCCTGCTTCGGATCATTGCAGGGTTCTACTATCCGGACCACGGCAAGGTATACTTTGATGACCGCGATGTCACTCTGGTCCCGCCACACAAACGCAACACGGGGATGTGCTTCCAGAACTACGCTTTGTGGCCACACATGTCGGTGTTCGATAACGTGGCCTTTGGACTCAAGCTCAAACGTGTCAATGGCATGAAGTACACGCGGGCTGCCATTGAGAAGCGTGTCATGAACGCACTGAGTCTTGTCCGAATGGAGGGGCTTGAGAATCGTCACATCCATCAGCTGTCAGGCGGGCAACAGCAGAGAGTAGCACTGGCCAGAGCACTGGTCATCGAACCTGACGTGCTCCTCCTAGACGAGCCCTTGTCCAATCTCGACGCCAAACTGAGGAACGAGATGCGCGAGGAGATAATCCGTATCCACAGAGAGTTGTCAATCACCACTGTGTATGTTACGCATGACCAGCATGAAGCCCTGAGTATCTCCGACAGAGTCGCTGTGATGGACAAGGGATATGTTCAGCAGTTCGGAACGCCCAAGGAGATCTATACGATCCCCCAGACCATCTTCGTCGCTGACTTCATCGGACGCTGTACGTTCATCAAGGGCACGATTTCAGGGATTGACGACTATCTGGAGGTCAGGATTTCCAGTGGCTCCGTTCTGACTGGCAAGGCGACCATTAACGGCTATCCATTCGAGATGGGCGAGGAGGTCGTGTGTGCGATTCGCCCCGAGGCGCTCAACCTGACTCTCGCGGACCATGCTGACAATGAGATCACTGGTGTTGTCACACGGACCATCTATGTTGGGGATTCGCTTGAGGCGTACTTTGACGTGGGTGGCACCCCAGCCCAAGCGCTCTTGAAACCCGAGTCCAAAGTCAAGGTCGGGGACACAATCCGTCTGTATGCACCGCGTCAGGAGGTAATGGTTCTGCCGATGGGTGGTGTGGATGCTCTGAGAAAGGTCCCAGGCCACCCGCTCTTCACGCCTAGCGGCACCTCTACTGCCTCAAGTAGTGCCTGA
- the tgtA gene encoding tRNA guanosine(15) transglycosylase TgtA, producing MDQFEVKACDGLARLGRLSTGHGAVTTPLIMPVVHPGKTAISPKELRHQYGFEMVITNSYIIKSRAEFRERALSEGVHALLDFDGPIMTDSGTFQMYFHALPENEIDHLEIVRFQRAIGSDIGTILDVFSALDVGRQKVEEDVRVSLERAAASVHEKGEMMLAGTVQGGVFPDLRERSAIEMAKLDFEVHPVGGVVPMMEQYRYADVVRATLAAKRHLPLNRPVHLFGCGHPMFLPFATLLGCDLFDSASYAKFAQDGRMMLPDGSVHLKDLRELTCPCPVCSSTSVQELSTMEKPERDLALMRHNLYVTAAEMRTVRQAISEGRLLELASKRARAHPRLLEALHVLLDHGEQIEREDPVGTGVSVFYTGCETAKHPVFERFHSRIIERYPYVKTKTVVLVPHLGDRPFHESAPDVLKLVLGVAPEDVLLHFVTPIGVVPWELGQVHPAQQSVFPETIDHETISVAAHRVRRLIDKTEYDRIIWLSRRTPTDSVRDVLDKTHVHSVDSVSEAASLIPDHTHDPAPWETRLLKAVFAYQWSLDLNRLHPENFRISVSRSTGKIRQIHSEEGVLFTLVPNTGLLTPTFLGGSAMLKAGLDRRYIVAVEDDAVEFVAEGKSALARFIHYADPELRPGEEVLVTDTRGVLLGVGKALLSGRGMRAFRRGVAVSIRHYLRQ from the coding sequence ATGGATCAGTTCGAAGTGAAAGCGTGTGATGGCCTGGCCAGACTGGGTAGGCTGTCCACAGGGCACGGGGCAGTGACCACACCGCTCATCATGCCGGTGGTCCATCCGGGCAAGACCGCCATATCTCCTAAGGAACTTCGACATCAATACGGCTTCGAGATGGTGATAACGAACTCCTACATCATCAAGTCAAGGGCCGAGTTCAGAGAGAGAGCATTGAGCGAGGGGGTGCATGCACTTCTTGACTTTGACGGCCCGATAATGACCGATTCCGGCACATTCCAGATGTACTTCCATGCACTTCCGGAGAACGAGATTGACCACCTCGAGATAGTCCGATTCCAACGGGCGATAGGGTCAGACATAGGCACGATACTCGATGTGTTCTCTGCACTGGACGTAGGTCGACAGAAGGTTGAGGAAGACGTACGAGTGTCACTCGAACGAGCAGCAGCGTCCGTGCACGAGAAGGGCGAGATGATGCTCGCCGGCACAGTGCAGGGAGGTGTCTTTCCGGACCTCCGAGAACGCTCCGCAATTGAGATGGCCAAGCTTGACTTCGAAGTCCATCCTGTCGGCGGGGTCGTTCCGATGATGGAGCAGTACCGCTACGCAGATGTCGTGCGAGCAACACTGGCTGCGAAGAGGCACCTTCCGCTCAACAGACCAGTCCATCTGTTCGGCTGTGGGCATCCGATGTTCCTCCCCTTCGCCACTCTGCTGGGGTGCGACCTCTTCGACTCGGCCTCATATGCGAAGTTCGCTCAGGATGGCAGAATGATGCTGCCAGATGGCAGCGTGCATTTGAAGGATCTCCGAGAGCTTACCTGTCCCTGCCCCGTGTGCTCCAGCACTTCAGTCCAAGAACTGAGCACAATGGAGAAGCCAGAGAGGGACCTTGCTCTCATGCGGCATAACCTATATGTGACAGCAGCCGAGATGCGCACGGTGCGACAGGCCATCTCTGAGGGACGGCTGCTTGAACTGGCTTCAAAGAGGGCCCGGGCCCACCCCAGACTCCTGGAGGCGCTTCACGTTCTGCTAGACCACGGAGAGCAGATTGAGAGAGAAGACCCAGTCGGTACGGGTGTGTCGGTCTTCTACACCGGCTGTGAAACGGCAAAGCATCCCGTATTCGAGAGATTCCACTCAAGGATTATTGAACGGTATCCGTACGTGAAGACCAAGACGGTTGTGCTCGTGCCCCATCTAGGCGACAGACCATTCCATGAAAGCGCTCCGGATGTGCTGAAGCTTGTCCTCGGAGTCGCACCAGAAGATGTGCTACTCCACTTCGTGACACCGATAGGAGTTGTCCCCTGGGAACTGGGGCAGGTGCATCCAGCTCAGCAATCAGTGTTTCCGGAGACAATTGACCACGAGACAATCAGTGTCGCTGCTCACAGAGTCCGAAGACTCATCGACAAAACAGAGTATGACAGAATAATCTGGCTTTCCAGAAGGACACCAACAGACTCTGTCAGGGATGTGTTGGATAAGACGCACGTCCACTCTGTCGATAGTGTCTCGGAGGCTGCATCGTTGATACCCGACCACACACATGACCCTGCACCGTGGGAAACACGGCTACTGAAGGCGGTCTTTGCATATCAGTGGTCACTCGACCTGAACAGACTCCACCCAGAGAACTTTCGCATCAGTGTCTCAAGGTCCACCGGGAAGATAAGGCAGATACACTCTGAGGAGGGAGTTCTCTTCACACTTGTGCCCAACACAGGACTGCTCACCCCCACCTTTCTGGGTGGAAGCGCAATGCTCAAGGCAGGGCTGGACAGACGATACATCGTTGCAGTCGAGGACGACGCCGTGGAGTTCGTTGCGGAGGGCAAGTCGGCCTTGGCGAGATTCATCCACTATGCAGATCCGGAGCTTCGGCCCGGCGAGGAGGTGCTTGTGACTGACACGAGAGGGGTTTTGCTCGGTGTGGGAAAGGCGCTTCTGAGCGGCAGGGGAATGAGGGCCTTTAGGAGAGGGGTGGCGGTCAGCATCAGGCACTACTTGAGGCAGTAG
- the hflX gene encoding GTPase HflX: MDDTRALLVQRRRRSEPDLLDEFQALASTAGYTVVGRFDIVGGPHSRFGISSGKVDEIRIWIDANDVDVVLFSPGLLSSQMFRLIEAWKTEVRDRAQLVLEIFDKHAQTVQAKLQIEHARLRYELPFIKHQLRMRLQREHTGARPVGEQIGAGEDLLNLRMIEIRRRIALINSKLEEISRSQELVRKRRSDKGVFEVTIAGYTNAGKSTLHNALTGSGVEIADQLFTTLATKSSEIRVHGRRLVISDSVGFISDLPSALLKAFNTTLMELADTDLILLVVDGSDQPSEIRRKTLSCLDTFRNIGVNSFAIVAALNKTDLIRPQELAERVSALQELVSCVVPISAAKRTNLEELLDAIDRNLPVMSPYALLLPYGDLSMSLLSWIHHVGLVESESYAEDGIQVIARFDQASAERLVKILPAGSVRRVTQE, encoded by the coding sequence GTGGATGACACAAGAGCTCTCCTTGTTCAGCGACGACGCAGGTCTGAGCCTGACCTTCTGGACGAATTCCAAGCTCTGGCTAGCACAGCCGGCTACACAGTGGTTGGCAGGTTCGATATTGTCGGTGGGCCCCACTCAAGATTCGGTATAAGCTCCGGCAAGGTAGACGAGATTCGCATCTGGATCGATGCCAATGACGTCGATGTTGTGTTGTTCTCACCGGGGCTTCTATCCTCTCAGATGTTCCGTCTCATTGAGGCATGGAAGACTGAAGTGCGCGATAGGGCACAGTTGGTCCTGGAGATATTTGACAAGCACGCCCAGACGGTACAGGCGAAGCTCCAGATTGAACACGCTCGGCTCAGATATGAGCTGCCCTTCATCAAACACCAGCTGAGAATGAGGCTGCAGAGGGAGCACACAGGTGCCAGGCCCGTTGGAGAACAGATTGGTGCAGGCGAGGACCTTCTCAATCTACGAATGATTGAGATTCGAAGGAGAATCGCGCTAATCAATTCCAAGTTGGAGGAGATATCGCGGTCCCAAGAGCTGGTGAGGAAGCGGCGTTCGGACAAGGGAGTCTTTGAAGTGACAATCGCAGGATACACCAACGCAGGCAAGAGCACGCTCCACAACGCGCTCACTGGCTCAGGCGTCGAGATTGCAGACCAGTTGTTCACAACACTTGCGACCAAGTCTTCAGAGATTCGAGTGCACGGACGCCGGCTCGTAATCTCAGACTCGGTCGGTTTCATTAGCGACCTGCCAAGCGCTCTGCTGAAGGCCTTCAACACAACACTCATGGAGCTTGCCGACACGGACCTGATTCTGCTTGTGGTGGACGGGTCAGACCAACCAAGCGAAATCCGGAGGAAGACGCTCTCCTGCCTTGACACATTCCGGAATATTGGTGTCAACTCGTTTGCCATCGTGGCGGCCTTGAACAAGACCGATTTGATTAGGCCTCAGGAGCTGGCCGAGAGAGTATCTGCACTGCAGGAGTTGGTCTCATGTGTTGTGCCAATCTCCGCTGCCAAGCGCACGAATCTAGAGGAGCTCCTTGATGCGATTGATCGAAACCTACCTGTTATGAGTCCATACGCGCTTCTGCTTCCGTATGGAGACCTGAGCATGTCCCTTCTCTCATGGATACACCATGTTGGGCTTGTAGAGTCCGAGTCATATGCCGAGGATGGCATTCAGGTCATTGCTCGGTTCGATCAGGCCTCCGCCGAGCGGCTGGTAAAGATCCTCCCAGCAGGTTCAGTCAGAAGAGTCACGCAGGAGTGA
- a CDS encoding methylenetetrahydrofolate reductase C-terminal domain-containing protein, with translation MIVMELKSADDILSMLEGKQRIVLFGDSGCAQLCDVGGILQLEDMEDLLRAHGKEVLGYVFVEGGICDMNALRQAVAESSAIIRQADALLVQACGVATQTLTQLLPDKESFPATDSEFLGNMPERHHHYEQCALCGECILHLTGGICPIARCAKGILNGPCGGSVDGKCERDRNTDCVWQLIYERLKSLGKLENIRRIWEIKDWSKAKGPRAVVHLEE, from the coding sequence TTGATAGTCATGGAGCTGAAGTCTGCCGACGACATCCTGTCAATGCTCGAGGGCAAACAGAGGATTGTACTATTTGGTGACTCTGGCTGCGCGCAGCTATGCGATGTGGGTGGCATTCTCCAGCTGGAGGACATGGAGGACCTCTTGCGGGCCCATGGGAAGGAGGTCTTAGGCTATGTCTTCGTTGAGGGCGGGATTTGCGACATGAACGCCCTTCGGCAGGCTGTCGCGGAGAGCAGCGCAATAATCAGACAGGCTGATGCTCTGTTGGTGCAGGCCTGCGGCGTCGCCACTCAGACACTCACACAGCTCCTGCCCGATAAGGAGTCCTTCCCTGCCACAGACTCGGAGTTCCTCGGCAATATGCCCGAGCGACACCATCACTACGAACAGTGTGCTCTCTGTGGTGAGTGCATCCTTCATCTCACAGGCGGTATCTGCCCGATTGCTAGGTGTGCCAAGGGCATATTGAACGGGCCCTGCGGCGGTTCTGTGGACGGTAAGTGTGAGAGAGACAGGAATACCGACTGCGTGTGGCAATTGATATACGAGCGGCTCAAGTCCCTTGGGAAGCTCGAGAACATCAGGCGCATCTGGGAGATAAAGGACTGGAGCAAGGCAAAGGGTCCACGGGCAGTGGTCCATCTTGAGGAGTAA
- a CDS encoding methylenetetrahydrofolate reductase produces the protein MLSHFQSLLERGDFVVTGEVGPPHGTDHSLVTERVRVVMDHCDAVNITDNVRGIPTMSSMVCAHFVLRAGAEPIMQMSTRDRNRVLFQSDLYGAYALGVRNVMFVTGDHTLLGTHPQTKMVYDIDSVQALQIASHLMTGRDLAGTELEGTPQLFIGATFNPYADPMEVQAWRVEKKQSAGARFFQTQAIYDTDRFRDFMGLIEGIDASVLAGIIPLKSAKMARFMNDRIPGIKIPSEVIERLECSGDGLHGDEKREAMKRTGITIALETIREVRSVKGVNGIHIMGVGWEDCIPELVRGSGLYPRPVRGE, from the coding sequence GTGCTCAGTCACTTTCAATCTCTGCTTGAGCGGGGCGACTTTGTCGTGACCGGTGAGGTGGGTCCCCCGCACGGTACAGACCACTCCTTAGTGACTGAGCGGGTCCGGGTCGTGATGGACCACTGTGATGCAGTCAATATAACCGACAACGTTCGTGGTATTCCCACAATGAGCAGCATGGTGTGTGCACACTTCGTACTCAGGGCCGGAGCCGAACCCATTATGCAAATGTCGACAAGAGACCGCAACAGGGTGCTCTTTCAAAGCGATCTCTACGGGGCGTATGCTCTCGGCGTCAGAAACGTGATGTTTGTCACTGGTGACCACACACTGTTGGGCACTCATCCCCAGACGAAGATGGTGTACGACATTGACTCAGTGCAGGCTCTTCAGATTGCCAGTCACCTGATGACCGGACGTGACTTGGCCGGCACTGAGCTGGAGGGCACTCCTCAGCTATTCATAGGTGCCACCTTCAATCCATATGCTGATCCGATGGAGGTCCAAGCATGGCGCGTGGAGAAGAAGCAGTCTGCAGGCGCGCGGTTCTTTCAGACCCAGGCCATATACGACACGGACAGGTTTCGAGATTTCATGGGCCTCATAGAGGGTATTGACGCGAGTGTCCTTGCTGGTATCATACCACTGAAGAGCGCAAAGATGGCACGGTTCATGAACGACAGGATTCCCGGAATCAAGATACCTTCCGAGGTGATTGAGCGGCTCGAGTGCTCGGGTGACGGCCTTCACGGCGACGAGAAGCGAGAAGCGATGAAGCGCACAGGCATCACCATTGCTCTGGAGACAATACGAGAGGTCCGCTCGGTCAAAGGAGTTAACGGCATTCACATAATGGGTGTTGGCTGGGAGGATTGCATTCCGGAGCTTGTCAGAGGGTCGGGCCTGTATCCGCGGCCTGTGAGAGGTGAATGA